A window from Chitinophagales bacterium encodes these proteins:
- a CDS encoding bifunctional 3-deoxy-7-phosphoheptulonate synthase/chorismate mutase type II, whose amino-acid sequence MSALEKPTFEITPLQQWSSTSKTPFVIAGPCSAETEQQVLETIRAIAANAPQVNMLRAGIWKPRTRPNTFEGVGPVGLPWIKNAGKEVGLPVMVEVANPLHVELSLKMGIDALWIGARTTVSPFNVQEIAESLRGVNVPVFVKNPVNPDLDLWVGAIERLYNVGIKKLAAIHRGFSTYDKSVYRNPPMWEIPIELRRRYPQIPIIVDPSHIGGKQDMVQTLAQQAMNMSFDGLMIETHINPDVAWSDAQQQLTPEALGSLLNTLVVQETNIEKNSFEHLYELRARIDRIDDYIVELLGERMSISEEIGVFKKKNRLAIHQAERWANIVKRTLENSKRAGLTEEFILKMFQQVHNESIRHQEKVMK is encoded by the coding sequence ATGTCTGCTTTAGAAAAACCTACGTTTGAAATTACACCGCTGCAACAATGGAGTAGTACTTCAAAAACACCCTTTGTAATTGCAGGACCTTGCAGTGCAGAAACAGAGCAGCAAGTACTCGAAACCATACGCGCCATAGCCGCCAACGCACCCCAGGTAAACATGCTGCGGGCAGGCATTTGGAAACCGCGCACGCGCCCAAATACTTTTGAAGGTGTTGGCCCTGTTGGGTTGCCTTGGATAAAAAATGCAGGAAAAGAAGTTGGCCTGCCTGTAATGGTAGAAGTGGCCAATCCTCTGCATGTAGAGCTAAGTTTAAAAATGGGCATAGATGCACTGTGGATTGGTGCCCGCACTACCGTATCGCCTTTCAATGTGCAGGAAATTGCAGAAAGTTTACGCGGTGTAAACGTTCCCGTTTTTGTAAAAAATCCGGTAAACCCCGACCTCGATCTTTGGGTAGGAGCCATAGAGCGGCTCTACAATGTGGGCATAAAGAAGCTGGCAGCCATTCACCGCGGCTTTTCTACTTACGATAAAAGTGTTTACCGCAATCCGCCCATGTGGGAAATACCAATTGAACTGCGCAGGCGCTACCCGCAAATTCCCATTATTGTAGATCCATCGCACATTGGTGGCAAGCAAGATATGGTGCAAACGCTGGCACAGCAAGCCATGAACATGAGTTTTGATGGACTAATGATTGAAACCCACATTAACCCCGATGTGGCATGGAGCGATGCACAACAGCAACTTACGCCCGAAGCGCTTGGTTCATTGCTCAATACACTGGTGGTACAAGAAACCAATATTGAAAAAAACAGCTTTGAACACCTTTATGAATTGCGTGCCCGCATAGACCGCATAGACGATTATATAGTAGAACTGCTGGGAGAGCGCATGAGCATTAGCGAAGAAATAGGCGTTTTTAAAAAGAAAAATCGCTTAGCTATTCACCAGGCAGAGCGGTGGGCAAATATTGTGAAACGCACGCTGGAAAACAGCAAACGTGCAGGCTTAACCGAAGAGTTTATTCTAAAAATGTTTCAGCAAGTGCATAATGAAAGCATTCGCCATCAAGAAAAAGTAATGAAATAA
- a CDS encoding class I SAM-dependent DNA methyltransferase, giving the protein MLWKGTILIEMKSKGKNLDNAYQQAKEYTHGLKQHELPKYILVSDFDSFRLYDLEDDKIIEFKLKELVKNVQHFGYILGYQKKVYKEQDPANIKAAELMGKLHDRLEEIGYTGHPLEVYLVRILFLLFAEDTTIFNKQQFQEYIEQRTAEDGSDLAAKLQELFQVLNTPRESRFKNLDEQLADFPYVNGKLFEENLPMASFDTKMRQALLNCCYIDWSKISPAIFGSMFQSVMNPKERRNLGAHYTSETNILKLIKPLFLDELWKEFEASRASASKLKEFHKKLSKLKFLDPACGCGNFLVITYRELRLLEIEILRVLNKSGQGFLDVREIIWLDVDMMHGIEYEEFPARIAEVAMWLIDHQMNMQISQEFGQYFVRLPLKKAAKIVHGDALETDWQSLLNPVNEINVIAKHANIYLVKEPAAEYKTANIQAETYTVHTGKPEPINEIKFNYIIGNPPFIGSKLMTQFQRSQIVKEFDNADGSGVLDYVTGWYIKAAKYIQDTKIKVAFVSTNSIVQGEQTSILWKQMLNKYGIKIHFAHRTFKWSNEAKGNAAVYCVIVGFANYDTANKSIFEYEDIRGEAHEIKAKNINPYLVDAKDILITKRTNPLCNVPKIKFGNQPIDGGFLLFNEEVKNEAINQESFISKYIRKYVGSVEFINNIPRYCLWLKDAEPSDLRKSTFISERLKGVKSFRENSTRKDTRELANNSSQFAFVSHSESEYIIIPSVSSEKRRYIPIGFMPSNIIASNLCLIIPNATIFHFGILTSEMHMAWVRNLCGRLKSDYRYSNSVVYNNFPWPENPTEKQIKAIETAAQKVLDARLQFPNSSLADLYDPLTMPPVLIKAHNELDKAVDLAYRLQAFTTEANRMEFLFELYGKYTADLFTKEKTKKAKARAW; this is encoded by the coding sequence TTGCTTTGGAAAGGAACGATTTTAATTGAAATGAAAAGTAAGGGCAAAAACCTCGATAATGCCTACCAACAAGCAAAAGAATATACACACGGACTGAAACAACACGAATTGCCAAAATATATTCTTGTTTCCGACTTTGATAGCTTTAGACTTTACGACCTTGAAGATGATAAAATCATAGAGTTTAAGCTCAAAGAGCTTGTAAAAAATGTTCAGCATTTTGGTTATATTTTAGGATATCAAAAAAAGGTTTACAAAGAGCAAGACCCTGCAAACATAAAGGCAGCAGAGCTAATGGGCAAACTGCACGATAGGCTCGAAGAAATTGGCTATACCGGACATCCATTAGAAGTTTACTTGGTTCGTATTCTGTTTTTACTTTTCGCAGAAGACACCACCATTTTCAACAAGCAGCAATTTCAAGAATATATAGAACAGCGAACAGCCGAAGACGGAAGCGACCTTGCTGCTAAATTGCAAGAGTTGTTTCAAGTATTAAATACACCAAGAGAAAGTCGTTTTAAAAACCTTGATGAACAATTGGCCGATTTTCCGTATGTAAACGGGAAACTGTTTGAAGAAAACCTGCCAATGGCAAGTTTCGACACAAAAATGCGCCAAGCATTGCTCAACTGTTGTTACATAGATTGGAGCAAAATTTCGCCTGCTATTTTTGGTTCCATGTTTCAAAGCGTAATGAACCCAAAAGAGCGCAGAAACCTTGGAGCGCATTACACCAGCGAAACCAACATTTTAAAACTCATTAAGCCACTTTTTCTCGATGAACTTTGGAAAGAGTTTGAGGCTTCGAGAGCCTCAGCCTCCAAACTCAAAGAATTTCATAAAAAATTGAGCAAACTTAAGTTTTTAGACCCTGCTTGTGGCTGTGGAAATTTCCTTGTAATTACTTATAGAGAGTTACGACTGCTTGAAATTGAAATTTTAAGAGTGTTGAACAAATCGGGTCAAGGATTCTTAGATGTTCGAGAAATTATTTGGTTAGATGTGGACATGATGCACGGAATTGAATACGAAGAATTTCCTGCACGAATTGCCGAAGTAGCCATGTGGCTTATCGACCATCAAATGAATATGCAAATAAGCCAGGAGTTTGGGCAATACTTTGTTCGTTTACCACTTAAAAAGGCTGCAAAAATTGTTCATGGCGATGCCTTAGAAACAGATTGGCAAAGTTTATTAAATCCGGTTAATGAGATTAACGTAATTGCAAAGCACGCCAATATTTATTTAGTTAAAGAACCTGCGGCTGAATACAAAACCGCCAATATTCAAGCAGAAACTTATACTGTTCACACAGGCAAGCCAGAACCAATAAATGAGATAAAGTTTAATTATATAATTGGTAATCCTCCTTTTATTGGTTCTAAGTTGATGACCCAATTTCAACGTAGCCAAATTGTAAAAGAATTTGACAATGCAGACGGTAGCGGAGTTTTAGACTATGTAACAGGTTGGTATATCAAAGCTGCTAAATACATACAAGACACCAAAATTAAGGTTGCTTTTGTTTCCACAAACTCTATCGTTCAGGGCGAACAAACGAGTATTCTTTGGAAGCAAATGCTAAACAAATACGGTATTAAAATTCATTTTGCTCATCGCACTTTTAAGTGGAGCAACGAAGCAAAAGGAAATGCAGCAGTGTATTGTGTGATAGTTGGTTTCGCTAACTACGATACTGCAAACAAAAGCATTTTTGAGTATGAAGATATTAGAGGCGAAGCCCACGAAATAAAAGCTAAAAACATCAATCCGTATTTAGTTGATGCGAAAGACATTTTAATCACTAAACGGACAAACCCACTTTGCAATGTTCCTAAAATCAAATTCGGTAATCAGCCAATAGATGGTGGTTTTTTGTTATTTAATGAAGAAGTAAAAAATGAAGCAATAAATCAAGAGTCTTTTATTTCAAAATATATTAGAAAATACGTTGGAAGCGTAGAATTTATAAATAATATTCCAAGATATTGTTTATGGTTAAAAGATGCTGAACCTTCTGATTTAAGAAAATCAACTTTCATTTCAGAAAGACTAAAAGGTGTAAAATCATTTAGAGAAAATAGTACACGAAAGGACACAAGAGAATTAGCAAACAATTCTTCGCAGTTTGCTTTTGTTTCACATAGTGAAAGTGAATACATAATTATTCCAAGCGTTTCGTCTGAGAAAAGAAGATATATTCCGATTGGCTTTATGCCATCAAATATTATTGCAAGTAACTTATGTTTAATAATTCCTAATGCAACAATATTTCATTTTGGAATTTTGACTTCAGAGATGCATATGGCTTGGGTTCGCAATTTGTGTGGAAGACTAAAAAGTGATTATCGATATTCAAACTCTGTAGTTTACAATAATTTTCCTTGGCCAGAAAATCCAACTGAAAAACAAATTAAAGCTATTGAAACAGCAGCTCAAAAGGTTTTAGATGCAAGACTACAATTTCCTAACAGTTCACTTGCCGACCTTTACGACCCATTGACAATGCCACCAGTTTTAATTAAAGCACACAATGAGTTAGACAAAGCCGTTGACTTGGCTTACCGTCTGCAAGCCTTCACAACGGAAGCAAATAGAATGGAATTTTTATTTGAACTCTACGGGAAATACACGGCAGACCTTTTTACAAAAGAGAAAACTAAAAAGGCTAAAGCAAGGGCTTGGTAA